In Aedes aegypti strain LVP_AGWG unplaced genomic scaffold, AaegL5.0 Primary Assembly AGWG_AaegL5_hic_scaff_1142_PBJ_arrow, whole genome shotgun sequence, the DNA window acccgctgtggtaatgagctaaaGGCTATCTTTACGCTCATGCATATTgtagtgccctttttagggcgctgttcgaacccattgtggtatggagctacatgctctcatttcgcttatgcgatcttctctcttcaagggaccccactcctatttcctcccatctttcccttccctttcctctcccatcgggtagatgatgaaataggctcaaatatggcgatggcacaaatctcccaactggtggggaacgtgcctttggagccggccttctgataccaaCGATTATCACAGTACGATTTATTGCGCACTAATCACACGGTTGCGCACAGCAAGATCTGTTTAACTGAGTAAGCTAACTGGTCAACTGTGAAAAAGCTGAAACAACCTTTCTCATGATAGACCTTGCTTGTATACATTTGCACCGCGAAATTGTGTGCGAGATTCGACTGTGATACAgttatctctcccttactcgatattccgtatctcgatatcgagttagagaaccatagtaaaagttagttttcatggctaactcgatggtcccttggatcgcagttgcattggttttgtgttctgtaactcgatacctccctaactcgatggtcccttcaatatcgagtaagggagagttgactgtagaaagAAATTTGGGGTAAATCTAAATAGGTGCAAAAGTCgcaatatcccatgaagcgattctcaatgcTATCAGCACCTCCTttaattacacagcgcaacaaaaatgacatttttgcgtgtctcaaggaccaaattatgtgtctctggtagatttggggttgctgaatcagatgccgttctcagaaatttcccagcacgtcacaatttttagctacaggtcgccagagttgtataaaacattggttttattgatgtttacctaaaatttgaagtatatttcatcaaacttttttgtgatctaatccgccaagcatgcaaaagaggacttaaactttcgttttagatatattttggttgaaatttcacgattaaatttagattaaactgatctttttgaacatgcttgcagtcttcatacaaaattcttcattctcttatatggaaaaatacaatacttttctgaaccatcaaaaataacttttccgtatcaaaaatgttataaactttgatgatgagtatagggtcctaaagccctgtcctaattttagtgccaaacgcttaagtttaggtcaaaaacacatgtttactctattttataatgttttccgttggtttatgTCAATAATgcatattttttagattttgtcacaccccttggcttaaactcaaattttgggtgtattttgttttccgtgtcccttccgaaatgtcagataggaacaaccccggtgttaaaactaaaacccctgtggtgtttttgtcgactaagcgaacgtcaaacatgatcaaaagtgtcaaggttcatttatggacccaattttcaaattaaagtttaaacatgatatagccgttatttgtgcgggaaaaattgctaaagtagttgcagtaacatgctctttcgtgttattgcataaaaacaagattttattaaaaattttaggaacccccccccccccccacataaagtttgaattgggtcctaaaatttttaataaaatcttgtttttatgcaataacacgaaagagcatgttactgcaactactttagcaatttttcccgcacaaataacggctatatcatgtttaaactttaatttgaaaattgggtccataaatgaaccttgacacttttgatcatgtttgatgttttagttttaacaccggggttgttcctatctgacatttcggaagggacacggaaaacaaaatacacccaaaatttgagtttaagccaaggggtgtgacaaaatctaaaaaatatgcATTATTGAcataaaccaacggaaaacattataaaattgagtaaacatgtgtttttgacctaaacttaagcatttggcactaaaattaggacagggctttaggaccctattctgtggcgaattaagtaaataaatttccatacaagctggcaaacttgcatgcaagttggctgaaatagtaaatttttgcattttcaacaatcaatatctcaaaaactagacgtgctgtgatatttctgtaaacatcgatggattcagcaacccttaattgagtaaatagaggtattttgatgctggagacaaaaacgtgttccgtagTGTTATTTTCGAGTCGACTGAAATAtgtatgaaacatatatcgatagtcatcttgatgttaacatttctttacaaacaaaacatgatattgacaatgctcttgaaactttaacaaattccattgttgaagccaggggcattgctataccaaaatgtgaagtagtatttgaatccgtgattatagacgatgatcttaaactctttaTCCATCTTAAAACGTGAGAAgaaagcaatttcaacgcactctcGATCTAGCTATGAAAATTCTATGACAGGAtctgttgggcagaggtggacatACCACAACGCAGAACAAGGTCACCGAAGCAgaacgcggaaccaggatttcggtaCACGGAGAGAATGAAAAATTCTagttaatatattttatatgcGATTGAactcatttgtacattttattcattgcaaaacttagaaaacagaGTCATTTTAAGCTTTCCTTTGCATAATTTAGAAATATTATTAGCTAAACATATTGATCGTCCGATATTGCTCTGAGGACTTTGTAAAATTTGCACGTTTCTCGCTTTCAGTCGTTTTCCAGCTGCATTGTAAAAAGTTTCTTTCTTGCACGGGTCTAGTTTTATCGTTTCACTATTTTGCTGTttattgtatcaaaataacagaAAACAAATCACACTTGGTAAGTGTATTCCCCAAACAGTACATCCCGGCTGTGGAACTATGTAAATATTCtaaatattgcaacttttcccCAGAATATGATTCGTCTTCAAACGCAAAAAAAACTGATCCAGAAACACCACCGATGGAATCTGTACGACTTCGTGGATGATCCCCCATTTATCAAGCGCAACTTCCGGTAAGGATCTTCAACCTATAACGGGTTTCTTCGCACCGTTTAAAGTGACTTTGAAAAACAGATGTACGCCTCCAAACATCCGCTGAGATGAGCATGTGGAAATTCATCTGCAGCAAGGGAAGAATAAAaccaattttatatgaaaatgcgGGAAATTTGGACCAATGGTATGAAAATAAATGCGCTATATACAAAGTTCACATTGTTAAGTTTTTCTAGGCCTTTGTTTACCGTAAATAAAGAAAAATGGCCGATTATATTCATAGCACATGATTTTAGAACTTTATACGTTAAATGTTTATTTCCCGAATAATCATTTATCAATATAAAACCTGTTTATACTAGCCAAGCTTAATAAGCTAAAATGCATAGCAATGagtgaatagaccgaatatggttttagaatggtatttaagccATTTAGTATAATATTTTCTTAGCGTGTAGGAAAGAAACAGCTACAAATTAACTACTGAACTCAAGAGAACTTTACGACTTTACTATAAACACGTCTGTACGGATCGTGAATCACATTACGGATGAATGGCAAACTTTCCATTCTCCCTTTCTTCGTcctattcgtcatcaaacgtcaacatcccaccgcaaaatcgctagtgtttggaggggattttaacctccaaattgccaaataacctccaaatcatcacctccaatttagttctaataacctccgacTGCCTTCAGCGCCACCTTACTCATACAGCTACACACATCCAGTGCTGTCGCTTTGCATACGAGGCACAATCATTGCATTCTTCAACAGGATCTGCAGAAATAGCGAATCACAGTCACCGgtgccagtgaaactcacgcgtatcgctgctgtaggcaaaatgccgtgaaaatagcaaaacacccgttgctaagggcaatccaaaactactgtagaaaaatgttctatttcccgttgcatttcccgcatttgcaGCCCTCAATGACACTCctcatttagaaaattcatgtacccaacataggctacttgatgagattcacaattttgaactactgtattaggagagccacgtgattttcgcaaaaacttaagcctactactattaccattcccagcactgctctaagcccttttggaaattatctaaaatttaaaaaaaaaaacctcagaatacaataccggcattgaaagggaaaaacaaattattactaactaattgcgaaaaagctcaaaaacttgctatgcagtttgaaaacccctcaggacttcgaaaatattctcaatcaagagaacgttttcgaaaattcctgggagattgatttggaagaagtgacaactattattaaaaaaaatcaaaaatgtgaaagcccctggcgatgatggaattttctacatcctcatcaagaaacttccagaaagtagcttatcatttttagtggatatatttaacaaatgttttcaattgggtcctaaaatgtttaatgtttaatgtttttattcaataatacgaaagagcatgttcttgcaactactttagcaatttttccagctcaaataacaactataacaaatttgaaatttaattttaaaaattgttccaaatatgaactttGATACTTttcatcatgtttgacgttcactttatCGACAAAAgtaccacagggcttttagttttaacactggggttgttcctatctgacacggaaaacaaaagatacccagtttaaaccaaggggtgttacaaaatctcaaaaacaataaaaaaatgttttattgactttaaccaacgaaaatcatttataaattGAGTAAGCATGTGTTtatagcctaaacttaagcgtttggtatcaaaattgggacagggctttaggaccctattagcattttttcctgacaaatggaccaatgaacagtttggattccgccatggacattcgaccactcatcagctattacgtgtaacaaatttgatcctttccaaataatttgtaggctattctactggtcttgctgtTCGCGACacagaaaaagcatttgacagtgtttagcatgaaggtttgatcgtaaaattaaaaaactttatttttctaacatacattgttagaataattcacaGTTACCTGTCAAATCGtatacttcaggttaattatcagaactccaggtctgaaagacttcctgtaagagcttaTGTggtcctcaaggcagcattttgggatcaatattatacaatattttcaaatctgaCTTAGCCTCaaagatgtcaaaaatccttgtttgcggatgacacaggcctctccgccaaagaacgaagtctgcgtgtcatctgtagtcgattgcaaaaaagtttggatattttttcttcatacatgcaaaaatgtaagatttctcctaatacttccaaaactcaactaataatattcccacataaatcaaaagctcttatttgaaaccttcaagtagactaGGGCTCAAGTTAGATAAGAATTTCAGAAacgttcaaaaatcacattgagggcattcaagccaaatgtatcaGATAtgtaaatgtctctatccccttattaatagaaaatcaaaaccttgtcttaagaacaagcttttgatattcaaacaaatgttcaggccagccatgttgtatgctataccaatatggactagctgttgtaataccaggaagaaagctctacagagaattcaaaataaaattttggaaatgatcCTGAAGCTTTCTCCCTGTTATtataccaatgagttacatagcaaatccaatgttgaaacattggaatgaaagtgaaataaaataattaataattttagacgaaaatcgttgcaatattctattgccacgattaatgcgttatatatttaggtttagTTAGATTAAGTAAATTGtaagtatttttttctcttataagcaggtgaaatcaactcacctgtaaaaaatctgaactgctacggtaaTTGAAATCATGcagttaacaaaatgttaatataagcttaaatttgttttaccaaataaggatgataatgttgtctaacacagaacacctagataaaagaaataaatgcaatatttgtaatgatacttataaagaaTTAGAAAAAGTATGGATTCAAACCAACCTGGATGCTTATGAGAAgatgtaaaactttttttttaccaattcgTTTATTTTAGGCTCACACGCCGTATTCAGCTTAACAGAGCCGATTTGCTATTTCTAGATTGTATAGAAGAATTAAAACttttaacaaaatttgtgtTCCTAATTTCCATCTGATGTTGAGTTGATCCTCATGATCGGTGTTTGGGGAGCACTGATCAGCACATGCTATTTTCGTTCTACTCTCTTTGATATCTCGCCTCGATCGCCACCGCTTGTGTGTAGTCCTATTGTGTTCAGTGGATGAGTTTGAAGCATCATTATCATGTAAAactattgtgtatttctttcaccactggactgcgaagtgcggcctcacAAGTgtgaaagtgtgaataaaagtgacacgggagaccgtgttattttccctatcttttgtcaaATCTCGAATTTTAGTAAACCGATTAAGCTGAAtttttattgggttgtgcactacatatatagaatcatattgatacatttttcacgtcgatatatggagtagttcttgggatttgcttcttcaaatggatagggtgattatgatgacgtcccgtgccgCCAACCACCAACTCAGCCGTTAGACATAGACCTAGACATTTTATCTATACAAAATGGTCAGATATGTGGAAATGGTCAAATAATAGGCAATTGATTatagaacaatttttgaaaGGCAAAGAACCAAGTCGAAGGTATAATATGGAATTCTTTCATAATATTGGAATCCATTTGATTGCACTTATTTTATTTCACTCAGTTGTCCACGTGGTTTCACTGGGCGAAATTCTCACCCTCCTGGGCATCGGAACGCCGTAGATTTCGTAGAGCAAAGAATTGCCCACATGTTGCAAGAATCGGACGTAGTTGTCAAACCGATTGTTGAACTCCTTCCACAGTGGTAAAATGGGCTTTGATTGTCTCCGTTCGGCTAGTTCGTCATCGGTGGGACCAGCTTTCATCGATTTGTTCACGTATGTGTAGAGCATGGACGACGGTGAAGCACTTGTCGTTGTTACATGGTGGAACATTGGTGGGATATTCGAAAGACTTTGCCCTTTGCTTAGATGATTAGTCCTAGTGTCGTTGGCGTGACGATATTCTACGCTGCCTTCAAGTATTGTCAATGTAACATTGTCCATATCGGGAACTATAtagttatccaacgtcaatcTGGGGAAGTCAGCAACAAACAAAACGTCAGAAGTGTTGCTCCAAGAGTGTACTTCTTGAGTCGTCTTGTCGATCATAGATCGCATCTCGGTGAATTCGTTAAGCAAGGGTAGTAACCAATCAACCGGTTTAAATGGAGACCATCTAGCAGCCAGTATGTCCACTTCAGGGTTGAATATGCGTTGTAGAAATCGTCCATTCATGCTGCACCATATGTCGAAGTAAATTGAGAAATTTGTGATTGGCCTACGATCCTCTTGATACTCTGCACGAATGTTACGATCAATACAGTGAGCGAATTGATAAGCCATATCTGCATGCTTGGTCCATCTATCATTATCCACGAAGGCATACGGTAGAAGGTAGAGGGAatgattttgatgattgtccACCACCTTAATAGATGTGAGAACGGTATCCCACGCGTGTACCATCATATCCCAGGAGTATCCATACAAACCATTCGTCCAGTTGTTGTAGCCTTTGGTGATGATGTGTGAATACGGTAGGAACAACTGTAATCCACAGTAGGAGAGCATGACCGTCATGGCCAATCTTCTACGACATGACAAGGCAGAGACCGTTTGTTGCTTGACATGGTTAGGGACTTTCTTTGGTACAGGTGCATCGCTATCACGACTCTTGATTGATAACTTCTTCCACACTAACCGAGGCCAACTGACACTGTAGTACAGTGGAAGTTGCGTTAAGCATACCCATGGGAACATACCGATATGAAAAAGTCGTGAGTTCATCAGGTGAAACGCACATGCAAAAAGCGTGGCTATTTTGCGAGTCGGGGCATACACTAGGAAAAATACAACCGATGTGTCGAATATGCAGCCGAACCAATGAATTATCAGCAGATCTGTGAGTTCCGGGCCCATCAGTAAtctagaaaataaaaaatcagcttAAGAATACACACTGTGTAgttgataacactgcggaacacgattttgtctcaagcaccaaaataccgctatttacttaattaagggttgctgaatccattaccatttacagaaatatcatagcacgtctagtttttgagatactggctgttaaaaatgctaaatttgactatttcagtcaacttgcatgcaagttttccagcttgtatggcaatttatttgcttaattagCCTCAGAACTCAAACGTCATGTGTTTAACAATacctatcaacaaagttcataattattccgatgctcaaaagttaatttttgttgGTTAAGAAAAGTGTtgcattttgccatataagagaaacgaagaaaaaGGTTGAACAAATCGATTTAAGCTCAATTTAATCGtgtaatttcaatcaaataatatctgaaatgaaagtttaagtcctattttgcatgcttcgtagattagttcataatattttttgataaatcattgtttaaattttatgtaaacatgaatgaaaccagtgttttatacaactttggcgacctgtagctaaaaattgtgacgtgctggaacatttctgagaacggcatcagattcagcaaccccaaatctactagagaaacataatttgattcttgagacacgcaaaaatgtcatttttgttacgctgtgtaatcgatTTGTCTTACCTAAACGGAAGGAAAACCCAATGGTAGCTTAGGTTGGTCATTGCATATCCAGAGAGCCATTCAGggcacatttttttcaatccggCCAGAAAATACAGTATGAAGAATTGGTATTTAAGAATGAAATAGTTCCAGAATGGTACCGTTTTCGATTGCGGATCGTTGTTCCGACAGGCATCCAGAGAGCTGGAATGAACGAGGTAGTATGATTAGGATCACAGAGAACAAACATTCAGGCTTGTacgaattttcttgaaaatcgtacgaattattttgaaattctgtGTAAGGAATGAGAATATAAATAATGAACATATACCTACAGGTCCATAATTAAAAATAGTGCAAAAGTCTTTAGATAGCCCTAGAAGCCactgtgaaaatatgaatagaatCCATCAAGTCTAAGCAGGGAAGTCTCAGTgggtttgaagtttgtatgaggaaaacgagaaaatttatgtttttattgcTTTTTCAACCAAAGATGGCTTAGTAGTCAATTTTTCTTTAGTGACTTGAAGATTCTCCCGcaattgacaaaaattttgaaaataatttttctctaaGGCATAGCTTTCCAAACTCGGTTTTCGCGGCGCATTTCATAACGTGAGATTCAGCATTTAAGTGTCTATTTGTATAACTTGTTTAGTTTTTAAACAAAAGACTTCCGGTTTATGGCAGCCTCTTCTTCATTGATTGGAGAATCTTCAAACCATAAACGATAGAAATTCATCGCCACTTATGTCAACAAGCCGAAAAATATTGCCAGTCAATTTACGGATCTACTTTATTTAATACTCCTGACAGCCTAGTTGTAAGAATACCGTAAAATTGTCTGAGATGCTTTAGCTAAAAAATCGGATTGATCatcatttttacaaaaaaaaataattaaaaaacatcTGTCAAGCATCACATCGAATAATAGAATTTCATCGAAGCGATCATTAAATTGAGGATTATACCGATTATATCTCAACACCATCCAAAGATGATGTAAGTCAAGATATCTAGTAGGACGGTAGTTCACTCTGTCGTATTTCTCATTCAGCCATTTTGGAATAGGAattgacagctggcgagtttgttttggttatAAAATAATACCATCATCACTATCTTGATACAACGTTCCTAAAAAATATTCGCTTATCAGGCACATAGGTTCACTAGTTTTGGTATCAATTTAACTGTTTTCTTTCTAGTTTATGTATTTCGAGTGTAGGGCGTTGCAAAGCACTCATACGGTACACATTTCTGGCATTCCTATGCCaagttttttagtaaaatgtttCTAACACCGGAATAAATGTATTTTTACATAAATAAAAGACGGTCAAGTCGCGATAAAAAGGCCCATGGACGCTGGAGAAAATTTTCTATTCATCGTATAAGTTGCAGTCAATAATCCTTAACAACCCTTTAGAAACGGTAGAGTAAAAAcccagcctcctgacaccgccaATACTATCCCATTggaaaataacgagcaaacatctctggttcccacaggaagtggttcccactgacaactcaatgtttgtaaacaaatagtcGTTTAAGGACTAACAACCGAGGAAGGCGAAATCTTATTAGCCGGAAAATTTCTTTTCTCACAATAACAGTTGTATTAGCacaaacaaacggttgcaaactatGCATTTGCAGTACAGCAAGGTAATTAGAGTTGCTATGGTTAGCGCGGAACACATTTAAATATCGAAGAAAAATTTCCCTAATATGATTACGCCAATGTACGTTGTTGTTCTTGAATTAGATGCTGACCTCGAAAACATGGCATACCACCGGGCTGTGAAAACCAGAGTAAACAAATCCTCAGCCCTGTTTTgtcaaacattttgtttttttttttttcaaaaagtggtTAGTTTTCGTAATAATCTTGTTTGATGTTCTTAATAACTTTGGGAGTAGAACTGCTTCCCGAAGAAAATATATGCAAAACTTATCAGATTTAAGAGATACACACATCACGTGCGGGCCGCACTTTGATGACCACGGGCTTAGATTGATGAACCTCTCTTCAAAGAATCTTGATCTAGGGGATCAGATGAGATTGTAATGTCTGATCagaatctgagagagaggagacagctcactgacagttggcatgttttcttgcctactttgacttctttcttaattcttgggttgtgcacaactgagacgagactcgcggaatCGGCCTTCTTTTTGTACGATTGCTGAGTTtctttcttattccactcagtgtgtacatcaatcttgcgcaagccgttcaagcttTCACGtgaccatctcagcaaaaaaacaattgcgtttgcatcacgcCGAAGCATAAACggaattttgagtgaaatttcatgctaggaaacgtagcagacattattaATAACTAGTCttatgtttagatttatcagcatctttggaaaaactgctccactGACTGAGCTTTTTAatagtagtttattttgaatacaaaacttttcacattttcagccataaaaacgatgggttgcatttgacgtttcgtgacagcggaatctgggctgcatatgacgttgatatttttcctcttcgcgagtctctctcaggtgcaCAATAGTCGGATGAACTTATTTTGATCAAAAACATATTCACTTTttgttgttcactatgaaaaagggtatgattataaaaaatcaatcGCAGCTTGCCAACACACTACTACATACAAAATgggaaatcatcgaaaaacacctagaaattttaattacgtttgcttcaattttgactGGTTTTCACGCTCTATTCTTCGATTGTGCGgatttccagtgacagttggtgacaggttcccttgacttttgggagctcacAATCGAAGCCAGCTCTCTCCTCTCTTTCaggtcagaatggaccaagtgcacTTAGTGcataaaaaatcgttctattagtTAAGGCATAAAGATTTCCAGCAGTATTCAGTTTTCAagacaaatattgtaaaatcggtaaacattaaaatattgccttaacgttcaacgctccgtcatcgtaatcatcgtcatcatcaaaacttcaaaagcagtttttctgttcaaaactgaaaattattcaatgaaaatgtgttcactgtgtttcggttggagaatagaatgcagtcaactttcgttcgttgaacTAAACCCGTGGCCCACCTAGTGgaacactcagaaacacggatGACTAaagtttagtaatttatgactattttctatctgcctctctttcattttGAAGGGAAATTTATTCCTGtttgtcaattcgcctgggttgaagcatcgctaagcttcaactcAGGCGAAATTACATTTAgcgtagaaattcacagcagaatgaaagagaggcagatatcaaatagtcattaatgcataaactttagtaattctgtgactatttctATTTCTGAAtgaagactttcactaatcgggctaagTTTTAAGCTGTCAAATAATCGATTACAATAGAAATTCAGGGCTACCAACATTACCAAATTGCGGTTTATGTCAGAAagtgacgtttgccttcgttttaggtgggctatagcccacttaacgggagcccaattaaaacgaagtgcaattaaacgtagtgcaatgaacgaaattcgactgtacagTGAACACactttcctgtaaattttattgattctgaatgaaaaaactgcttttgaaaattgtgaaatcaatgacggatcctgcccccccAAAGTCCCTGTGTCAAACATATCGAAATTTCAACAGTAGTACGAGCTCACTGTTGTTAAAAACACTCAAATCAAGCTAAACTTCAGTGTAATTTTGAAGCTAATTCTAAAGCTTTTTGGAATCTGACGTTTCTCAGACTTATAAAACCATCGAAATTTCAATGCTAGTCAGGCAAGATGAACACGAGGAAATCGTTGATGTTCTtcaaattcctttttttttttctctcttggTGTAAACCCAAGCTACCAGAAGTAGAGATAAAAAGACATGTTTTGGCTTAAGCAGCTAATTTTTTTAGCAGGTAATCGAACTTCAGTTCACAAAAAGTTAATTGATGTTGCTCCAATAGAATGATGATAATCATAAAGTAAGAAAAAAGTTCGTCATGAACTTGTTATGAGCTCTCTAGTTGTTGATAGGCGCATCACttaattttttagaaaatcaagttcTTCAAGTGTCCTTTATATTCTCTTATTCGGCGATATAGTTTCTACCATAAGTGAAGTTTTgagttcactgcttaagtaAAATCCGAATATTTGGTTGCTTGAAAAATACCCAGTTTTGAGATTATCTGAACTGAAAAAATGCTATTCAGGGCTACTTTCAAACTATGAAAACTTTAAGTTTTTGGTTTTAAAAGACTTCAAAAACCCTTGGTCAAATTAAGTATATCTTTTAGAATCATGAAAACCTCAAAACTTATAGAAAATGCAGAACTATCCCTGAACTAAGATATTTAAACCATTATTCTTGTATTCTTGTATTCCTGATCACTATTCAACGCCTTATTATGAAAGAACGTGAAAGAATCTTGGCATGCTACCAAACAACATC includes these proteins:
- the LOC5575300 gene encoding vitamin K-dependent gamma-carboxylase, coding for MGEEKHGPTKASCSRWQGVRANLPHLLNAYCGHDLRSFQSFDGFMTLMYRPTDAAALGVARILFGLMMLIDIPEERGGGDLDFRWGDPSGCKFPLITGMEPMSYPRMGIVYLVMWLGALGVMLGYRFRLSGLMFVISYWYVFLLDKSAWNNHSYLYGLLGTIFMFTDAQKCFSLDACRNNDPQSKTVPFWNYFILKYQFFILYFLAGLKKMCPEWLSGYAMTNLSYHWVFLPFRLLMGPELTDLLIIHWFGCIFDTSVVFFLVYAPTRKIATLFACAFHLMNSRLFHIGMFPWVCLTQLPLYYSVSWPRLVWKKLSIKSRDSDAPVPKKVPNHVKQQTVSALSCRRRLAMTVMLSYCGLQLFLPYSHIITKGYNNWTNGLYGYSWDMMVHAWDTVLTSIKVVDNHQNHSLYLLPYAFVDNDRWTKHADMAYQFAHCIDRNIRAEYQEDRRPITNFSIYFDIWCSMNGRFLQRIFNPEVDILAARWSPFKPVDWLLPLLNEFTEMRSMIDKTTQEVHSWSNTSDVLFVADFPRLTLDNYIVPDMDNVTLTILEGSVEYRHANDTRTNHLSKGQSLSNIPPMFHHVTTTSASPSSMLYTYVNKSMKAGPTDDELAERRQSKPILPLWKEFNNRFDNYVRFLQHVGNSLLYEIYGVPMPRRVRISPSETTWTTE